A genomic region of Methanothermobacter thermautotrophicus str. Delta H contains the following coding sequences:
- the tusB gene encoding sulfurtransferase complex subunit TusB has translation MGSVGFLVTKSPSELSFKTFLDLVDIWCEEYLKVYLISNGIYAAMEGNRYSHTIREISRTGNVFARKEDLMARGITREMLIDGVEVLEGLDRVVVDIMENLDMVFTF, from the coding sequence ATGGGATCTGTGGGTTTTCTCGTGACAAAGAGCCCTTCAGAGCTCAGCTTCAAAACATTTCTGGACCTCGTGGATATCTGGTGCGAAGAGTACCTGAAGGTGTATCTGATATCAAATGGAATATATGCTGCAATGGAAGGAAACAGGTACTCCCACACCATCCGGGAGATTTCAAGGACCGGGAATGTTTTTGCAAGGAAGGAAGATCTAATGGCAAGGGGTATAACCCGAGAAATGCTCATAGATGGTGTGGAAGTACTTGAAGGCCTTGACAGGGTGGTTGTTGATATAATGGAAAACCTGGATATGGTCTTCACATTTTAA
- the feoB gene encoding ferrous iron transport protein B, which produces MLRIALAGNPNVGKSTLFNNLTGLNQHVGNWPGKTVEKKTGYLNFRENDIEITDLPGTYSLTAGSPEEEVVVDYLLDERPDLIISVVDASNLERNLYLTLQILEFGLNTIIAVNLNRESERKGYRLDEKRLEELLGVPVIKVEAIEGNQDELLEAAIRQVNSNPPQIRYEFLRSDAIKEFRELLEDVEADFPAEWIIIKLLEGDKRVASMVGEDLIKEFERIRRILEEEHSADADILVSDARYGLIEGLLERSLTRPSLDRVTVSELIDRAVLNRYLGLPILLGVMWLIFQLTFTAGAPLTELIDAGVSHLAGAVQGALGDSAAGSLLADGVIGGVGSVLVFTPNIFILFLLLTFLEDSGYLARAAFVMDRVMNSVAGLSGRSFIPMMLGFGCCVPGVMATRTIGSERERILTSLMIPFMSCSARLPVYVLFTSALFPLIYQGWVIFFLYILGIAVAIITARLLGEVVMGEGFLFLMELPPYRLPRPRTLLIHTYHRGIQFIKKAGTIIFAGSVIIWFLSGFPGGNVSSSILGTLGSIMAPIFHPLGFGDWQSAVAILSGFAAKELVISTFGTVHGAANIAASIQGAFTPLEALSFMVFVLLYTPCLATLILYKEGVRQEVGPLLTVILSVRGLDSLLHHIHCRHPTRLLSPGIHQLTIWR; this is translated from the coding sequence ATGCTCAGAATAGCACTTGCAGGAAACCCGAATGTTGGAAAGAGCACCCTCTTCAATAACCTTACGGGACTCAATCAGCACGTTGGAAACTGGCCAGGGAAGACTGTTGAAAAGAAAACAGGATACCTGAACTTCAGGGAAAATGATATTGAAATTACAGATCTCCCAGGAACCTACAGTCTAACAGCGGGATCTCCCGAGGAGGAGGTGGTCGTTGATTATCTCCTTGATGAGAGACCGGACCTCATAATCAGTGTTGTTGATGCATCCAATCTTGAGAGGAACCTCTACCTCACACTTCAGATCCTCGAGTTCGGCCTCAACACCATCATCGCAGTGAACCTCAACCGTGAATCAGAGAGGAAGGGATACAGGCTTGATGAGAAGAGACTTGAGGAACTGCTGGGGGTGCCGGTCATAAAGGTGGAGGCCATTGAAGGAAATCAGGATGAATTGCTTGAAGCAGCCATAAGACAGGTGAATAGTAACCCTCCACAGATCAGATATGAATTTTTGAGGTCAGATGCTATTAAGGAATTCAGGGAACTTCTTGAAGACGTTGAGGCAGATTTTCCAGCTGAATGGATCATAATAAAACTTCTTGAAGGGGATAAAAGGGTTGCCTCAATGGTTGGTGAGGACCTCATCAAGGAATTTGAGAGGATCAGAAGGATCCTTGAGGAGGAGCACTCTGCTGATGCGGACATCCTGGTGTCAGATGCAAGGTACGGCCTCATAGAGGGACTCCTGGAGAGGTCCCTCACGAGACCCTCCCTTGACAGGGTAACGGTCTCTGAACTTATAGATCGCGCTGTACTTAACAGGTACTTGGGGCTCCCGATTCTCCTGGGGGTGATGTGGCTGATCTTCCAGCTCACCTTCACTGCAGGGGCTCCACTTACAGAGCTGATTGATGCTGGTGTTTCCCACCTTGCAGGAGCAGTTCAGGGCGCCCTTGGAGACTCAGCTGCAGGGTCCCTCCTGGCAGATGGTGTGATAGGAGGTGTTGGATCGGTCCTCGTCTTCACACCGAACATCTTCATACTCTTCCTCCTCCTCACCTTCCTTGAGGATTCAGGGTACCTGGCAAGGGCAGCCTTTGTCATGGATCGTGTAATGAATTCAGTGGCGGGTCTAAGCGGCAGGTCATTCATCCCCATGATGCTTGGCTTCGGGTGCTGTGTCCCGGGGGTAATGGCAACAAGGACCATAGGATCTGAGAGGGAGAGGATTCTCACAAGCCTCATGATACCCTTCATGTCATGCAGTGCCAGGCTCCCTGTCTACGTGCTCTTCACGTCAGCCCTCTTCCCCCTCATCTATCAGGGATGGGTCATATTTTTCCTCTACATCCTGGGAATTGCAGTGGCGATCATAACCGCCCGTCTGCTGGGTGAAGTGGTCATGGGTGAAGGTTTCCTCTTCCTGATGGAGCTTCCACCATACAGGCTTCCGAGGCCCAGGACTCTCCTGATTCACACGTACCACAGAGGCATCCAGTTCATAAAGAAGGCCGGGACCATAATATTTGCAGGTTCGGTGATCATATGGTTCCTTTCAGGGTTCCCGGGTGGAAATGTTTCCTCGTCCATACTCGGGACCCTGGGCTCCATCATGGCACCCATATTCCATCCCCTGGGATTCGGTGACTGGCAGTCCGCGGTCGCAATTCTATCTGGTTTCGCGGCAAAGGAGCTTGTCATAAGCACCTTCGGAACGGTCCACGGGGCAGCTAATATCGCAGCAAGCATACAGGGCGCCTTCACACCACTGGAGGCTCTGTCGTTCATGGTATTCGTGCTGCTCTATACACCCTGCCTGGCGACACTGATATTATATAAAGAAGGAGTAAGGCAAGAGGTGGGCCCTCTTCTCACCGTTATACTCAGTGTTCGTGGCCTGGATAGCCTCCTTCATCATATACACTGCCGGCACCCTACTCGGCTATTGAGTCCAGGCATTCATCAATTAACGATATGGAGGTGA
- a CDS encoding FeoA family protein, producing the protein METTLDRIKEGTTVTVTSVNLPGDIRQRLTVMGLLRGSRVTVENSAPLGDPLKVRVKGHPFSIRKGEASRIGVRD; encoded by the coding sequence ATGGAAACAACACTCGACAGAATAAAGGAAGGCACGACTGTGACTGTGACATCCGTTAACCTTCCAGGGGATATAAGGCAAAGATTAACTGTTATGGGGCTATTAAGGGGATCCAGGGTCACTGTTGAGAACTCTGCACCCCTGGGAGACCCCCTGAAGGTTAGGGTGAAGGGCCATCCCTTTTCCATCCGTAAGGGAGAAGCATCGAGGATAGGGGTAAGGGATTAA
- a CDS encoding cobaltochelatase subunit CobN encodes MRTSVIPVILLMTIMLAGGVSAADNSSNVTEGAIQQNSSHYSILIITGSTSSTKAIVEGYKLAGRDGYRFNLSMFTNDELLRNDPQIDMAALEAGRKADVILIQMISSPNTLAKVNPILNVTGASKIIAIGTGNTFKDDPRVGADNATVKYIWDQGGPENFRRMMLLLLRDAGMQLKNEENVTAIPAVKSFVYHPDAGEQFTAWDRYYSWYVQSGHYRAGKPWVGIITFDTYYRGSDMRMHTAILESLERKGYNVILGFAADTATKRNLIENFFLDGNRTPRISGLITCMGFNLYSGDPLNSTAILTELDLPAIAAVYASNLRAWNESISGLSSEVYWQIALPEIDGRIEPVMIGGGVEETDPQTGLRYTYYVPIPERIERLTERLINWIKLRELPNAEKKIALIYYNIGGGKDGISASYLNVPESISNILRALRSAGYNVEEKSTAEVINILLGPGLNVGSWAPGELEKVVRAGAVTVPVSEYLNWFSLLPETLRNNITATWGPAPGNVMVYNGSIVIPGVMLGNVFLGPQPMRGFGEDAADLIHSTTLPPHHQYLAFYLWLQKNFNAVIHLGTHGTLEWLPGKSVGLSSLDWPDVMIGDLPHIYPYIVNNPGEGTQAKRRGYAVLINHNIPPMVVSELYGDLSELEHKINLYHTSEDPQRKLIIAEEIRNLTVKLDLHRELNIDLNASFEEALDRIEHRLDELSATLIPYGLHVFGEPLSGELLDAMVEAIVSFDPASRNNTEFRNAVREKLATDQEITNLLRALEGRFVEPGRGADPIRIPDLLPTGRNSYSFDPRLAPDRAAWEIGKKMADDLIADYLSRNGRYPESVGVVLWAIETMRTSGQTIAMVLRLIGAEPVWDKSGRFTGISVTPLEVLGRPRIDVLVTISGLFRDTFAYSIDRMDEAIRLVMKLDEPVEGNYLRKHYLADLANYTARGLQAAETLAGARIFGSAPGSYGTGLPEVVESTAKWDNQSQLLETYLNHMGFIYGKDIYAIDAKEVFMKQLSNVDATVQVRDSVYGVLDNDDVYQYLGGLTMAARTISGRNVASYIANTRFTPRMETLADFIAAELRTRTYNPKWIEGMLNQGFSGAHQISKEIGHLFGWSAVTPDLVQDWMWQKVAETYVFDPQVSSRFKSLQPYSYASTVAWLLEASRRGLWSTDSATLQRLADEYIAAVNEYGVVCCHHTCANMVFNSWVVKLSSLNQAALRKFAAAMAAATGKSIDVPGSGDSQPGSVNGDGIGETGEPSSGSAGNAGGASGSSSDEALESSEVSENSGASEGSGKAYEVAASTNSTSSSTQTPIYAIIGVISLVCLLGVGYFFQGRY; translated from the coding sequence TTGAGGACATCAGTTATTCCAGTGATTCTACTCATGACAATCATGCTTGCGGGAGGTGTTTCAGCGGCTGATAACAGCAGCAACGTCACAGAGGGTGCGATTCAGCAGAATTCTTCCCATTACAGTATTCTCATAATCACAGGGTCAACTTCGAGTACAAAGGCAATAGTGGAAGGCTATAAACTTGCAGGACGGGACGGCTACAGATTCAATCTTTCAATGTTCACAAACGATGAACTTCTAAGGAACGATCCTCAGATAGACATGGCGGCACTGGAGGCGGGTAGAAAGGCTGACGTGATTCTCATTCAGATGATAAGTTCTCCAAACACCCTGGCGAAGGTCAATCCAATCCTTAATGTTACGGGGGCCAGCAAAATAATTGCCATAGGAACCGGCAACACATTCAAGGATGATCCCCGTGTGGGTGCGGACAACGCAACAGTGAAGTACATCTGGGATCAGGGAGGCCCCGAGAACTTCCGGAGAATGATGCTCCTCCTTCTGAGGGATGCTGGAATGCAGCTAAAAAATGAGGAGAATGTAACAGCCATTCCCGCGGTGAAATCATTTGTATATCACCCCGACGCCGGCGAACAGTTCACAGCATGGGACCGTTACTACTCCTGGTATGTTCAGAGCGGCCACTACAGGGCAGGAAAACCATGGGTGGGCATAATCACATTCGATACATACTACCGTGGAAGCGACATGAGAATGCACACCGCCATACTTGAGAGCCTTGAGAGAAAGGGTTACAATGTGATCCTTGGCTTTGCAGCTGACACAGCTACAAAGCGGAACCTTATTGAGAACTTCTTCCTGGATGGTAACAGGACTCCCAGGATCAGCGGTCTCATAACATGCATGGGCTTCAATTTATACAGCGGTGATCCCCTGAACTCCACAGCAATCCTCACGGAACTTGATTTACCCGCAATTGCTGCGGTCTATGCATCAAATCTCAGGGCATGGAACGAGAGCATATCAGGACTTTCATCTGAGGTGTACTGGCAGATAGCACTTCCAGAGATCGACGGAAGGATAGAGCCAGTCATGATCGGCGGCGGAGTTGAGGAGACAGACCCTCAGACAGGGCTGCGTTATACATACTATGTTCCGATTCCTGAAAGGATAGAGAGGCTCACAGAGAGATTGATCAACTGGATAAAGTTAAGGGAACTTCCAAATGCGGAGAAGAAGATAGCCCTTATATACTACAACATTGGTGGGGGTAAGGATGGTATCAGTGCGAGTTACCTCAACGTACCAGAGAGCATCAGCAACATACTGAGGGCGCTAAGGAGTGCTGGCTACAATGTTGAGGAAAAATCCACTGCAGAGGTGATAAACATACTCCTCGGGCCGGGCCTGAATGTGGGTTCATGGGCTCCGGGTGAACTTGAGAAGGTTGTCAGGGCCGGCGCAGTAACAGTTCCAGTATCTGAATACCTTAACTGGTTCAGTCTACTGCCAGAAACCCTGAGAAATAACATAACAGCGACATGGGGACCTGCCCCTGGAAACGTCATGGTCTACAATGGCAGCATAGTGATCCCGGGTGTTATGCTTGGCAACGTATTCCTCGGCCCCCAGCCAATGCGCGGATTCGGCGAGGATGCAGCTGACCTCATACATTCAACAACACTCCCACCGCACCACCAGTACCTTGCATTCTATCTCTGGCTTCAGAAAAACTTCAACGCAGTTATACATCTTGGTACACACGGAACCCTCGAATGGTTACCAGGGAAATCAGTTGGTCTATCATCCCTTGACTGGCCCGACGTGATGATAGGTGACCTGCCACATATCTACCCCTACATCGTAAACAACCCGGGTGAGGGGACTCAGGCAAAGAGGCGTGGGTACGCGGTCCTCATAAACCATAACATCCCCCCTATGGTGGTAAGTGAACTTTACGGGGATCTATCTGAACTTGAACACAAAATTAACCTTTACCATACGTCTGAGGATCCCCAGAGAAAGCTGATAATCGCTGAGGAAATCAGAAATCTCACGGTTAAACTGGACCTTCACAGGGAACTTAACATTGACCTCAATGCTTCCTTTGAAGAGGCCCTTGATCGAATTGAGCACAGGCTTGATGAGCTATCAGCAACACTGATACCCTACGGGTTACATGTCTTCGGGGAACCCCTTAGCGGGGAGCTCCTTGATGCAATGGTGGAGGCAATTGTGAGCTTTGACCCAGCATCGAGGAATAACACAGAGTTCCGGAATGCCGTAAGAGAGAAACTTGCCACTGACCAGGAGATCACAAACCTTCTGAGGGCCCTTGAGGGACGTTTTGTTGAACCGGGTCGGGGGGCTGATCCCATAAGGATACCCGACCTCCTGCCGACGGGAAGGAATTCCTATTCCTTTGACCCCAGACTTGCACCTGATAGGGCTGCATGGGAGATCGGTAAGAAGATGGCAGATGACCTCATTGCAGATTACCTTTCAAGGAATGGCAGATATCCCGAATCTGTTGGGGTGGTTCTCTGGGCAATTGAGACCATGAGGACCAGTGGTCAGACAATAGCAATGGTTCTGAGACTCATCGGAGCTGAACCGGTATGGGATAAATCAGGAAGATTCACAGGAATAAGTGTAACACCCCTGGAAGTGCTTGGAAGGCCCAGAATCGATGTTCTGGTCACTATCAGTGGACTGTTCAGAGACACATTTGCCTACAGTATCGACAGGATGGATGAGGCGATAAGGCTTGTCATGAAACTGGATGAACCGGTGGAAGGCAACTACCTCAGGAAACATTACCTTGCAGACCTGGCGAATTATACTGCCAGGGGTTTACAGGCAGCGGAGACACTTGCCGGTGCAAGGATATTTGGCAGTGCCCCTGGAAGTTACGGTACCGGGCTACCTGAAGTGGTTGAATCAACTGCAAAGTGGGATAATCAGTCACAGCTCCTTGAAACCTACCTGAATCATATGGGATTCATCTATGGAAAGGACATATACGCCATTGATGCAAAGGAGGTCTTCATGAAGCAGCTATCAAATGTGGATGCAACAGTACAGGTCAGGGACAGTGTTTACGGTGTTCTTGACAACGACGACGTTTACCAGTACCTTGGGGGTCTCACGATGGCTGCAAGGACCATTTCAGGAAGGAATGTTGCCTCATACATCGCCAATACAAGGTTCACACCACGAATGGAGACACTGGCAGATTTCATTGCAGCAGAACTCAGAACAAGGACCTACAACCCGAAATGGATTGAGGGAATGCTGAATCAGGGATTCTCAGGTGCTCATCAGATATCCAAGGAGATAGGACATCTATTCGGCTGGAGTGCAGTCACCCCTGATCTGGTCCAGGACTGGATGTGGCAGAAGGTTGCAGAGACCTATGTCTTTGATCCTCAGGTAAGCAGCAGATTTAAGAGTCTTCAGCCCTACTCCTATGCCTCAACGGTAGCCTGGCTCCTTGAGGCCAGCCGCAGGGGCCTCTGGAGCACAGATTCAGCTACACTGCAGAGGCTTGCCGATGAGTACATCGCGGCGGTTAATGAGTATGGTGTTGTCTGCTGTCACCACACATGTGCCAACATGGTCTTCAACAGCTGGGTGGTGAAGCTATCATCCCTCAACCAGGCGGCCCTCAGAAAATTTGCGGCTGCAATGGCTGCAGCCACAGGGAAGTCCATTGATGTTCCTGGCTCTGGGGATTCACAGCCGGGCTCAGTGAATGGGGATGGAATCGGTGAGACAGGTGAACCTTCTTCAGGTTCCGCAGGGAATGCAGGCGGAGCATCAGGTTCATCGTCAGATGAGGCTTTAGAGTCATCAGAGGTTTCAGAAAACTCTGGAGCTTCTGAAGGTTCTGGAAAGGCCTATGAGGTTGCAGCATCAACCAACAGCACCTCTTCAAGCACTCAGACTCCCATATATGCTATAATTGGTGTTATAAGCCTTGTGTGTCTCCTTGGAGTGGGTTACTTCTTCCAGGGAAGATACTGA
- a CDS encoding DUF169 domain-containing protein, with product MISEATAKMMSILDLSYSPVGVKFTDEVPENAVILRKHRYCQALMKARQGEVVVLPGQEITCPAAARALGFSELPEKLKTGRGLVGFGIVEKEETGARMFQDMPEVEWEGQSILLYPLDRYDEEPDVVVVEDRPEKLMWLALAYLNLRGGERIQSSTAVLQAVCVDATIIPYLTSELNISLGCYGCRDASDIEPEDALVGFPGSILLEIVEKLEYLNERAIPRSRAKNALKNLRGD from the coding sequence ATGATCAGTGAAGCTACAGCAAAAATGATGTCCATCCTGGATCTCAGTTACTCCCCGGTGGGTGTGAAATTCACAGATGAAGTACCTGAGAATGCGGTTATACTCAGGAAACACAGATACTGTCAGGCCCTCATGAAGGCACGGCAGGGTGAAGTGGTTGTGCTTCCCGGCCAGGAGATAACATGCCCCGCAGCTGCACGGGCTCTGGGTTTCAGTGAACTCCCTGAAAAACTGAAAACCGGGAGGGGCCTTGTGGGCTTCGGGATCGTGGAGAAGGAGGAGACGGGGGCAAGAATGTTTCAGGATATGCCCGAAGTTGAATGGGAAGGGCAGAGCATACTCCTTTACCCCCTTGACAGGTACGATGAAGAACCAGACGTTGTGGTTGTGGAGGACCGTCCAGAGAAGCTCATGTGGCTAGCCTTGGCATACCTCAATCTGAGGGGAGGGGAGAGAATACAGAGCTCAACAGCGGTGCTTCAGGCGGTCTGTGTGGATGCCACAATCATACCCTATCTGACATCAGAGCTCAACATCAGTCTGGGATGCTATGGATGCAGGGATGCAAGCGACATAGAACCAGAGGATGCACTGGTTGGCTTTCCAGGATCTATCCTCCTGGAAATCGTTGAAAAACTTGAATATCTGAATGAAAGGGCCATACCCCGTTCAAGGGCAAAAAATGCCCTTAAAAATTTGAGAGGTGATTGA
- a CDS encoding 4Fe-4S dicluster domain-containing protein: MAWFAGYPREKIEWYPTIDPEKCVKCGMCMNCGQKVYKWTKEGPVVAQPYKCVVGCTTCATLCQGNAITFPDKDKLRELYKKEGIWAKVKRELIKEGKLEPEE; this comes from the coding sequence ATGGCATGGTTTGCTGGATACCCACGTGAGAAGATAGAATGGTACCCAACCATTGATCCGGAAAAATGCGTTAAATGCGGTATGTGCATGAACTGTGGACAGAAGGTCTACAAGTGGACAAAGGAGGGTCCGGTAGTCGCACAGCCCTACAAATGCGTTGTGGGATGCACAACATGCGCAACACTCTGTCAGGGAAACGCCATAACGTTCCCGGACAAGGATAAACTCAGGGAACTCTACAAGAAAGAAGGTATATGGGCAAAGGTTAAAAGGGAACTCATCAAGGAGGGTAAACTGGAACCCGAGGAATGA
- a CDS encoding Hsp20/alpha crystallin family protein, whose translation MTVEVPGVKKSDIHLEMTEQGFCLNAEGEKFKYSGCWSLAHRVKPETASAGFSDGLLRITVELAEGVKGLEVPVD comes from the coding sequence ATCACGGTTGAAGTTCCGGGTGTGAAGAAGAGCGATATCCACCTTGAAATGACGGAGCAGGGTTTCTGTCTCAATGCTGAAGGTGAAAAGTTTAAGTACAGCGGTTGCTGGTCACTTGCGCACCGTGTGAAGCCAGAAACTGCGTCTGCAGGTTTCTCAGATGGTCTGCTAAGGATAACTGTTGAACTTGCAGAGGGCGTTAAGGGTCTTGAGGTGCCCGTGGACTGA
- a CDS encoding site-2 protease family protein — MRRTKRLRGFIDGLASGHPKLWRWIMNAGIPVAFFFMFYMLYMLVMSLQNIFVTPQASLIVPGVDIPGSPVYVPLGYGIIGLATVIVVHEFAHGILARLEGVRIKSIGLLLLAILPGAFVEPDEEDIKKIRPISKMRIYAAGSVANLILAGICFALFFGISSFAMPAAFQPDGVQIDSVVPGSPASKVLTPGLVIESINGMPTSNLTTYSAALKTISVGEVINITTDQGTFHLKTGRNPNNSSRAYMGIRTSNHLRVRDSVASVLGDTLPFALTYLEELFFWIFFLNFAVGTVNLLPAKPLDGGLMFEELLRYRLPERIVKPAVSYVSIFVILIIAVSIIWGTGRGLLMIF; from the coding sequence ATGAGAAGAACTAAGAGGCTCAGGGGATTCATAGATGGTCTTGCATCAGGCCATCCCAAGCTATGGCGATGGATCATGAATGCAGGCATACCCGTGGCATTCTTCTTCATGTTCTACATGCTATACATGCTTGTGATGTCCCTCCAGAACATATTTGTAACTCCCCAGGCGTCACTCATAGTGCCGGGTGTTGACATACCCGGGTCACCGGTCTACGTGCCCCTGGGGTATGGTATAATTGGACTTGCGACGGTCATCGTGGTCCATGAGTTTGCCCATGGTATCCTTGCAAGGCTGGAGGGTGTCCGTATAAAATCAATAGGCCTCCTTCTCCTCGCAATACTTCCGGGCGCATTTGTTGAACCTGACGAGGAGGACATCAAAAAAATCAGACCCATCTCAAAGATGAGGATATATGCTGCCGGATCCGTGGCAAACCTTATACTTGCAGGTATATGCTTCGCCCTCTTCTTCGGTATTTCGAGCTTTGCCATGCCCGCGGCATTCCAGCCAGATGGTGTTCAGATAGACAGTGTTGTGCCAGGAAGCCCGGCGAGCAAGGTCCTCACCCCTGGACTTGTAATTGAGAGCATCAACGGGATGCCAACAAGTAACCTGACAACCTACAGCGCTGCACTCAAAACGATAAGTGTGGGGGAGGTTATCAATATAACCACGGATCAGGGGACCTTTCACCTGAAGACCGGGAGGAATCCTAACAACTCAAGCAGGGCCTACATGGGCATCCGGACCAGCAACCACCTACGGGTGAGGGACTCCGTTGCATCAGTGTTGGGGGATACCTTACCCTTCGCCCTGACCTATCTTGAGGAACTCTTCTTCTGGATATTCTTCCTCAACTTTGCGGTTGGTACGGTGAACCTACTTCCTGCGAAGCCCCTGGACGGCGGTCTGATGTTTGAGGAGCTCCTGAGGTACAGGTTACCTGAGAGGATTGTGAAGCCTGCTGTTAGCTACGTATCCATATTTGTTATACTCATCATAGCGGTGAGTATAATCTGGGGAACCGGGCGGGGACTTCTCATGATATTCTGA
- the glp gene encoding molybdopterin molybdotransferase MoeA → MFLSELLPVRDAFRILDENQRFTEPETVDLLEAYHRVLADDIVSRFDSPPFDRSAMDGYAVRAEDTFGSSPGNPSTLRVTDSIGAGEVSGVDVGHGEAVRIATGAPIPAGADAVVMEEYTLQDGPDIRVLRPVAPSENVAPAGEDVRRGVTVLREGTLMRPQEIAMAASAGYSKVRVFRRPSVKVIVTGNELVDPSDDLEPGKVPNSNLYTLNALVESAGGSADPVHLPDDIDTVGEEIESSASEYDVIITTGGTAISRGDVVVDAVDGLGEVLFHGVALRPGKPVAFGMVSETPVFMLSGYPVAAMVQFDVFARYYLLRMQHLDYRHRAVKRRCRAKVASGPGRTDYLRAWADDEEVEPVQSRGSGIIRSMVGSNAYIVIDENLEGISAGEECDVLLFDSMVI, encoded by the coding sequence ATGTTCCTATCAGAGCTCTTACCGGTCAGGGATGCATTCAGGATTCTTGATGAGAACCAGAGGTTCACGGAACCAGAGACCGTGGATCTTCTTGAGGCCTATCACAGGGTCCTTGCAGATGACATAGTATCAAGGTTTGACTCGCCACCCTTTGACAGGTCTGCCATGGATGGCTATGCTGTGAGGGCAGAGGACACCTTCGGTTCATCCCCTGGGAACCCCTCAACATTGAGGGTCACAGACTCGATAGGTGCCGGTGAGGTTTCAGGGGTAGATGTTGGGCATGGAGAGGCTGTGAGGATAGCCACAGGTGCCCCGATCCCTGCCGGAGCCGATGCTGTTGTGATGGAGGAGTACACGCTCCAGGATGGGCCAGATATCAGGGTTTTAAGGCCAGTAGCCCCCTCTGAGAATGTGGCTCCGGCCGGTGAGGATGTGAGAAGAGGGGTCACAGTACTGCGGGAGGGGACCCTCATGAGGCCACAGGAAATCGCCATGGCAGCATCAGCAGGTTACAGTAAGGTTAGGGTATTTAGAAGACCGTCAGTGAAGGTTATAGTAACCGGAAATGAACTGGTGGACCCTTCTGATGACCTTGAGCCAGGTAAGGTACCCAATTCCAATTTATACACATTAAATGCCCTGGTTGAAAGTGCTGGGGGGTCTGCAGACCCCGTGCATCTTCCTGATGATATTGACACTGTTGGGGAGGAGATAGAATCCTCTGCCAGTGAATACGATGTGATAATAACAACGGGGGGAACCGCCATAAGCCGTGGAGACGTGGTTGTTGACGCCGTGGATGGTCTGGGGGAGGTATTATTCCATGGAGTGGCCCTGAGACCCGGTAAACCAGTTGCATTTGGGATGGTCTCTGAAACACCGGTCTTCATGCTTTCAGGTTACCCTGTTGCAGCCATGGTGCAGTTCGATGTATTTGCAAGGTACTACCTGCTGAGGATGCAGCACCTTGACTACAGGCACCGGGCAGTGAAACGGAGGTGCAGGGCCAAGGTCGCCTCCGGGCCCGGAAGGACAGACTACCTGCGGGCCTGGGCTGATGATGAGGAGGTTGAACCTGTGCAGAGCAGAGGATCAGGTATTATAAGGTCAATGGTGGGGTCAAACGCCTACATAGTCATAGATGAGAACCTTGAGGGGATATCAGCTGGAGAGGAGTGTGACGTGCTCCTCTTTGATTCCATGGTAATATAA